One genomic segment of Hordeum vulgare subsp. vulgare chromosome 2H, MorexV3_pseudomolecules_assembly, whole genome shotgun sequence includes these proteins:
- the LOC123429149 gene encoding protein ACCELERATED CELL DEATH 6-like — MANIELQSVKPPIVILHEAFTNDGAYGNIRLVHPVGRPAANHVALFIPEVEADNAERFLEGMTLDGDRVLHIAARLEDVELVSAISVTERWRDAVHVTAKNKRGETALHCASATGNVAMIGALLTLLAQNSEMKMQLLRQQKDTRETCLHEAVRCGNGDAVRMLVQEDVAVVLGVGPNNGRALVKICDEQGVSPLYLATTLRHLEIVEFLTRLDWPQGYPAASYDGPGGKTALHAAVLLSKSYCTELSQHLAQWKNELIDKADKSGATPLHLLGSRTDKFIVELLLGLDPSAGYRADNEGSLPIHIAAANGSVAIVKLLSELRPNCCWSRNNLGQTILHIAVHKKKYNVVSYLCSIVSTRKFVGIFNTRDNEGNTALHLAVVQGNHSIFCRLMARREVSLSFTNNEERTPLDLAKLSIPPGISLFQGPRYWVLYGLLVAGADYCTCRSDHLATEPDEEKKSEVITKSAGLVVVCAALILNTSLTMPFSVSNLYRNPEKDIKRVVAYNIFIMSDALAFAFSAIAISCSTFAGLSSLEQRTRLSYRNAGALSLCAAALFIILVFMAGMYVAVGPLVHLKGNVIIALLYYITYPGILLLFAPYLGLAGSHMRALISRLGLRAWRKAVIRELQVRSFMVLPTIILSVAVIVAGMFYLAITSAKGTF, encoded by the exons ATGGCAAACATTGAACTGCAGTCAGTGAAGCCGCCAATAGTGATATTGCACGAGGCATTTACAAATGACGGAGCATATGGTAATATACGCCTTGTGCACCCAGTTGGTCGTCCAGCCGCTAATCATGTCGCACTCTTCATCCCTGAAGTGGAAGCAGACAATGCCGAGAGGTTTCTGGAAGGGATGACGCTTGATGGGGACAGGGTGCTCCATATTGCTGCGAGGTTGGAGGATGTGGAGCTAGTGAGTGCCATCTCCGTGACAGAGAGATGGCGTGATGCGGTCCACGTaacagcgaagaacaaaaggggaGAGACTGCCTTGCACTGCGCATCGGCTACTGGGAATGTCGCCATGATCGGCGCCCTTCTCACATTGTTGGCACAAAACAGTGAGATGAAAATGCAACTTCTGAGACAGCAAAAGGACACCCGGGAGACATGTTTGCACGAGGCCGTGCGGTGTGGAAATGGGGATGCTGTGAGGATGTTGGTGCAGGAGGATGTGGCTGTTGTCCTTGGAGTTGGACCAAACAACGGCCGCGCGCTGGTCAAAATATGTGATGAGCAGGGTGTTTCGCCTCTTTACTTGGCCACAACATTACGCCATCTTGAGATTGTTGAGTTCCTCACCCGACTAGACTGGCCTCAAGGGTACCCAGCTGCGTCCTACGATGGGCCTGGAGGCAAGACAGCCCTGCATGCTGCGGTTCTCCTCAGCAAAAG TTACTGTACAGAGCTCAGCCAACATCTCGCTCAGTGGAAGAACGAACTCATAGATAAAGCAGATAAATCTGGGGCCACGCCGCTTCACCTTTTGGGATCAAGAACCGACAAATTTATTGTGGAACTTCTTCTTGGTTTAGACCCAAGTGCCGGATACCGTGCGGACAATGAGGGATCACTGCCCATACATATCGCTGCAGCCAATGGAAGCGTCGCGATCGTCAAGCTGCTGTCTGAGCTTCGTCCCAACTGTTGTTGGTCACGCAATAACTTAGGACAGACAATCCTACACATTGCTGTCCACAAGAAAAAATACAACGTGGTAAGCTATTTATGCTCTATCGTCTCTACACGGAAATTCGTGGGGATTTTCAACACCAGGGACAATGAAGGGAATACGGCTCTCCATTTGGCTGTAGTGCAAGGAAACCACTCCATTTTTTGCCGGTTAATGGCGAGGAGGGAAGTGTCCTTGAGTTTCACAAATAATGAGGAGCGTACACCTCTTGATCTTGCAAAGTTAAGCATCCCACCAGGTATTTCATTGTTCCAG GGTCCTCGGTATTGGGTTTTGTACGGCCTCCTAGTTGCGGGGGCTGATTACTGCACCTGTCGAAGTGATCACTTGGCTACAGAACCTGACGAGGAGAAGAAGTCGGAAGTGATCACCAAGTCCGCTGGGCTGGTTGTCGTGTGCGCGGCGCTCATCTTGAACACATCATTGACGATGCCTTTCAGCGTGTCGAATCTCTACAGAAATCCGGAGAAGGACATAAAAAGAGTCGTTGCCTACAATATATTCATCATGTCTGACGCATTGGCATTCGCCTTCTCAGCGATAGCCATATCTTGCTCCACGTTCGCCGGATTATCCTCATTAGAACAGCGGACACGGCTATCCTACCGTAACGCTGGAGCCTTGAGCCTATGTGCTGCGGCTCTGTTTATCATCCTCGTCTTCATGGCGGGAATGTATGTGGCAGTTGGTCCGCTGGTTCATCTCAAGGGAAATGTCATCATTGCTCTGTTGTACTACATCACTTATCCAGGCATCCTTCTGCTATTCGCGCCTTACCTAGGATTAGCGGGGTCTCATATGCGTGCGTTAATCTCAAGGCTTGGATTGCGAGCATGGCGGAAAGCCGTGATTCGTGAGCTTCAAGTACGGAGCTTTATGGTGCTACCAACAATAATACTATCGGTCGCGGTTATCGTTGCCGGTATGTTTTATCTTGCAATTACGTCCGCCAAGGGAACTTTTTAA